One genomic region from Terriglobus aquaticus encodes:
- the mobF gene encoding MobF family relaxase, with amino-acid sequence MLTISKPLSSGQAQSYHKLEFTSETQNYYKQGDAVRGEWQGQLAARFGVSGEVSPLEFSRLAEGKNPTTDEQMVRHRAAMEYKNADGTTTKSVEHRAGWDATFSAPKSVSLTALVGGDDRVREAHRAAVTTALDELERYTQARIGGNHPAENTGKFIAAKFEHDTARPVDGYAAPQLHTHAVIFNVTERADGTTRAVQPQGLFDSQNFATAVYQSELTYRLTRLGYEIEPGRSGAPEIKGYSQEYLDASSPRSRQIKEQLEKTGHSGPEAAQIAAHSTRDRKQTLTAEEVLSAHREMAASFGDQPQQVITAARVRANEEQAERTTSAKEAVTFARDKIFEREAVADERMILRDALRRGMGETTYRDIRVEFNQRREIGDFSFVGGTKHSSGRSFTTPETIAAERANIRYVLDGRNAVEPIMSAESAREHASTKTFLSETQRRVIEQVLNSADRIHGLQGLAGSGKTSGLQSIREGAESAGYKVEGFAPTSKAAGQLREAGIEATTLQSFLARGQNHSSTEPPTRHLYMLDESSLASTKQMRSLLGRLGPNDRVLVIGDTRQHQGVDAGRPFQQMQEAGMQTSKLDKIMRQKDAELLKAVQHLANGETVKGIAMLAEQGRVTEIPNGHDRIAAIARDYAANPKNTIIVSPDNRSRQEINEAVRTELRKGGRLAEDGQVFRILTHRSDMTGADRTWAARYNAGDVLQYTAGSKAEGIERGSFSTVQSVDARANTLTVSLEGGSTVTYDPRRLRGVNVFREVEREFATGERVQFTAPNKDLGVANRDLGTVVSLEDGQVTLQMDGKSARPVTFDTAEFRQFDHGYAVTSHSSQGLTAGRVLAHMDTDSSRGLINDRLAYVAISRASDDARIYTNNAETLGERLASDIAKTAAVEFPKLISAGQAQESFGISGSRAVAPEVELEGFSLGI; translated from the coding sequence ATGCTCACCATCTCCAAACCACTCAGTTCCGGCCAGGCGCAGAGCTACCACAAGCTGGAGTTCACGTCGGAGACGCAGAACTATTACAAGCAGGGCGACGCTGTTCGGGGCGAGTGGCAAGGTCAGCTCGCTGCCCGCTTCGGGGTTTCCGGCGAAGTGTCGCCGCTCGAATTCTCCCGCCTTGCTGAGGGGAAGAATCCCACGACCGACGAGCAGATGGTCCGGCACCGGGCGGCGATGGAGTACAAGAACGCGGACGGCACGACGACTAAATCCGTCGAACACCGCGCCGGGTGGGATGCCACCTTTTCCGCTCCAAAGTCCGTGTCTCTCACTGCACTTGTAGGAGGCGACGACCGTGTGCGCGAAGCTCACCGCGCCGCTGTCACGACTGCTTTGGACGAGTTGGAGCGGTATACCCAGGCACGGATCGGTGGCAATCATCCCGCCGAGAATACAGGCAAGTTCATCGCTGCCAAGTTCGAGCATGACACCGCCCGCCCGGTCGATGGCTATGCCGCGCCGCAGCTTCACACCCATGCCGTGATCTTCAACGTGACGGAGCGGGCAGACGGCACAACCCGTGCGGTTCAACCCCAGGGTTTGTTCGACAGCCAGAACTTTGCGACGGCGGTGTATCAGTCGGAGTTGACATACCGGCTGACGAGGCTTGGATACGAAATCGAGCCAGGGAGAAGCGGTGCTCCCGAGATCAAGGGGTACTCGCAGGAGTACCTTGACGCGTCTAGCCCCCGCTCCCGACAGATCAAGGAACAACTGGAAAAGACGGGCCACAGCGGTCCGGAGGCCGCGCAGATAGCCGCCCACTCCACCAGGGACCGAAAGCAGACTCTAACGGCGGAAGAGGTTCTGTCGGCCCATCGGGAGATGGCGGCCAGCTTCGGAGATCAACCGCAGCAGGTAATCACCGCTGCACGAGTCCGCGCCAATGAGGAGCAAGCGGAACGGACAACGTCCGCCAAGGAAGCAGTCACGTTCGCTCGCGACAAAATCTTCGAGAGGGAGGCTGTCGCCGACGAGCGGATGATCTTGCGGGACGCTCTGCGTCGCGGCATGGGAGAGACAACGTACCGCGACATCCGAGTAGAGTTCAATCAGCGTCGGGAGATAGGAGATTTCAGCTTCGTCGGTGGAACGAAGCACAGCTCTGGCCGCAGCTTCACTACACCTGAAACCATTGCCGCCGAACGTGCCAACATTCGCTATGTTCTGGATGGCAGGAACGCCGTCGAGCCGATCATGAGTGCGGAGTCGGCTAGGGAACATGCCAGCACGAAGACCTTCCTCAGCGAAACGCAGCGCAGGGTAATTGAGCAAGTCCTCAACTCCGCCGACCGTATTCACGGATTGCAAGGACTCGCCGGCTCAGGCAAGACCAGCGGTCTTCAGTCGATCCGGGAGGGAGCGGAATCGGCTGGTTACAAAGTTGAGGGATTTGCGCCCACATCCAAGGCTGCAGGACAACTCCGTGAGGCTGGAATCGAGGCTACGACACTTCAGAGCTTCCTCGCCCGTGGTCAAAATCATTCAAGTACCGAGCCCCCCACCCGGCATCTCTACATGCTCGACGAGTCCAGTCTCGCGAGCACCAAACAGATGCGCTCACTCCTCGGCAGACTCGGTCCTAACGACCGCGTCCTGGTCATCGGTGACACCCGGCAGCATCAGGGCGTGGATGCCGGGCGGCCATTCCAGCAGATGCAGGAGGCCGGAATGCAGACCTCAAAGCTCGACAAGATCATGCGTCAAAAAGATGCTGAGCTGCTCAAGGCAGTCCAGCATTTAGCAAATGGAGAAACCGTAAAGGGGATCGCCATGCTCGCGGAGCAGGGCCGTGTCACTGAGATTCCAAACGGGCACGATCGCATTGCCGCCATCGCCAGGGACTACGCTGCGAATCCAAAGAACACGATCATTGTCTCCCCGGACAATCGGAGTCGTCAGGAGATCAATGAAGCCGTTCGCACCGAGCTACGGAAAGGCGGAAGATTAGCGGAAGACGGCCAGGTGTTCCGCATCCTCACGCACCGATCAGACATGACAGGAGCAGACCGAACTTGGGCTGCTCGTTACAACGCTGGCGACGTTCTCCAGTACACCGCCGGCAGCAAGGCCGAGGGGATCGAGCGCGGCAGCTTTTCGACCGTCCAGTCTGTCGATGCTCGTGCTAACACCCTCACAGTCTCGTTGGAGGGCGGATCAACCGTCACCTACGATCCGCGTCGGCTGAGGGGTGTGAATGTCTTCCGGGAAGTCGAGCGGGAGTTCGCCACTGGAGAACGGGTTCAGTTCACCGCACCGAACAAAGACCTCGGCGTCGCCAATCGCGACCTCGGAACCGTGGTCAGCCTCGAAGACGGCCAGGTTACTTTGCAAATGGATGGCAAATCCGCCCGCCCGGTTACATTCGACACAGCCGAGTTCCGCCAGTTTGACCACGGCTACGCCGTCACCTCGCATAGCTCACAGGGCCTCACCGCTGGCCGTGTTCTCGCTCATATGGACACCGATTCCTCGCGCGGCCTCATCAACGACCGGCTTGCCTATGTTGCCATTTCACGCGCCTCGGATGATGCCCGCATCTACACCAATAATGCGGAAACCCTCGGAGAGCGTCTGGCATCGGATATCGCCAAAACCGCCGCCGTGGAGTTCCCGAAGCTGATTTCTGCTGGACAGGCCCAGGAGTCTTTCGGCATCTCTGGGAGTCGCGCGGTCGCGCCTGAGGTCGAACTCGAAGGGTTCAGTCTAGGAATCTGA
- a CDS encoding SNF2-related protein — translation MSLTAYHAKLFAHELTKRSSSDNVDKLASALSDAQVDLNPHQIEAALFAFRSPLSKGAILADEVGLGKTIEAGILLAQHWAERRRTLLVICPANLRKQWSQELLDKFFLPSVILEAKTFNEAIRAGILNPFQQSKIIICSFQFARSKEPYLRTTPWNLVVIDEAHRLRNVYKPGNKVANSIKNAVSGFQKVLLTATPLQNSLLELYGLVSIVDEFTFGDLRSFRAQFGRLAGKADFDALKQRLRPICQRTLRRQVLAYVPYTNRHAMVQEFYPSPAEQQLYELVSDYLMGDKLYALPASQRQLMTLILRKLLASSTYAISDTLLGLATKLETAEADQQKAAEVPASLADDFETLPEVQEEWVDEDEGSESESDRADGKKLPERLSPEQLAELRAEKDKLHQFHALAKAIQTNSKGDALLTALQRGFEAARTVRMEDGTGALQQKAIIFTESRRTQVYLFNLLQQTEFAEKVVLFNGTNTDPQSQAIYQAWMKQHAGTDRITGSPTADKRAALVEYFRDTASIMIATEAAAEGINLQFCNLVVNYDMPWNPQRIEQRIGRCHRYGQKFDVVVVNFLNKANAADVRVYQLLAEKFKLFDGVFGASDEVIGAVESGVDFEKRIVTIYQQCRTTEQIEFQFDQLQQELESQIAQARSDASEQLLNNFDQDVIDRVRVSSGESLGRFQDLLWRLTAFYLAPFARFDTPGHSFYLERDPFSANARSEQPVNPGPYRMGKNVEDANTYRVGHPLAQEVLRSCCGLPTPKVEIRFDLSSSGKRIAALEVLPIRSGWLACSRFTLNGFETEDHILLSSVLDDGQPLESSACKRLFDLHGEAGQPLVLEPPDSLQSEMNKEQQRVLGELEERSGKWLDSEIEKLDRWTEDLKYGLEQEIKDLDKEIRETKRQAKVAVALEAKLPLHRRAKELEADRASKRRDLFNAQDEIDTRKESLISDIESRLRKNADVEVLFVCRWTLE, via the coding sequence ATGAGTCTGACGGCCTATCACGCCAAGCTCTTTGCCCATGAGCTGACGAAACGGTCCAGCTCGGACAATGTGGACAAACTTGCGTCTGCACTCTCCGACGCGCAAGTTGACCTCAATCCGCATCAGATCGAAGCCGCGTTGTTTGCGTTCCGCTCCCCACTGTCGAAGGGGGCTATCCTTGCTGATGAAGTAGGCCTCGGCAAAACCATCGAGGCGGGCATTCTGCTAGCCCAGCATTGGGCGGAGCGGCGAAGGACTTTGCTCGTCATCTGCCCAGCCAACCTCCGCAAGCAATGGAGCCAGGAACTCCTCGACAAGTTTTTCCTCCCCAGTGTCATCCTTGAAGCCAAAACCTTCAACGAGGCGATTCGAGCGGGCATTCTGAACCCGTTTCAGCAAAGTAAGATCATCATTTGTTCCTTCCAGTTTGCCCGATCAAAGGAACCCTATCTGCGAACCACTCCGTGGAATCTGGTCGTTATCGACGAGGCCCACCGACTTCGGAACGTCTACAAACCCGGCAATAAGGTGGCGAACTCCATCAAGAATGCCGTTAGCGGCTTTCAAAAGGTTCTGCTAACGGCCACTCCGCTGCAGAACTCCCTTCTGGAGCTTTACGGGCTCGTCAGTATCGTAGACGAGTTCACCTTTGGCGATCTCCGCAGCTTTCGCGCACAGTTTGGTCGTCTGGCTGGTAAAGCGGACTTCGACGCTCTCAAACAGCGGCTACGTCCGATCTGCCAACGCACTCTGCGACGGCAGGTGCTCGCCTATGTGCCGTATACCAACCGACACGCGATGGTTCAAGAGTTTTACCCAAGCCCCGCCGAACAGCAGCTCTACGAACTCGTCTCCGACTACCTCATGGGGGACAAGCTGTACGCTCTTCCAGCCAGCCAGCGCCAGCTCATGACGCTCATTCTGAGGAAGCTGCTTGCGTCTTCGACCTACGCCATCTCCGATACTTTGCTTGGGCTTGCTACCAAGCTGGAGACGGCGGAGGCTGACCAGCAGAAGGCCGCCGAGGTTCCCGCCTCCCTTGCGGATGACTTCGAGACGCTTCCCGAAGTGCAAGAAGAATGGGTTGATGAGGATGAGGGATCGGAATCGGAGTCTGACAGAGCCGATGGAAAGAAGCTACCGGAACGACTCTCTCCAGAGCAATTAGCCGAACTTCGCGCTGAAAAGGACAAGCTCCACCAGTTCCACGCTCTGGCCAAGGCAATTCAGACGAACTCAAAAGGCGACGCACTTCTCACAGCGTTGCAGCGTGGCTTCGAGGCCGCACGCACGGTTCGCATGGAAGATGGAACTGGCGCTCTCCAGCAGAAAGCCATCATCTTTACCGAGTCCCGCCGTACCCAGGTGTACCTATTTAATCTGCTCCAGCAGACTGAGTTCGCTGAGAAAGTTGTGCTCTTCAACGGTACGAACACCGATCCCCAGAGTCAAGCAATCTATCAGGCTTGGATGAAACAGCACGCCGGGACTGACCGCATTACCGGATCACCTACCGCCGACAAGCGAGCAGCCCTGGTCGAATACTTCCGAGACACGGCCAGCATCATGATTGCGACTGAGGCGGCGGCAGAAGGAATCAATCTCCAGTTCTGCAATCTGGTCGTGAACTACGATATGCCGTGGAATCCTCAGCGTATCGAGCAGCGTATTGGCAGATGCCACCGGTACGGCCAAAAGTTCGACGTGGTTGTTGTGAACTTTCTCAACAAGGCGAATGCCGCCGATGTGCGTGTCTACCAGCTCTTAGCCGAGAAGTTCAAACTGTTCGACGGGGTTTTCGGCGCTAGCGATGAAGTCATCGGCGCAGTCGAGTCGGGTGTGGACTTTGAAAAGCGCATCGTCACTATCTACCAGCAGTGCCGCACGACCGAGCAGATTGAGTTTCAGTTCGACCAGCTCCAACAGGAGCTTGAATCGCAAATCGCCCAGGCGCGGAGCGACGCAAGCGAACAGCTCCTCAATAATTTCGATCAAGACGTCATAGATCGGGTTCGCGTTTCGAGCGGAGAATCGCTTGGACGCTTTCAAGACTTGCTTTGGAGGCTTACGGCCTTTTATCTCGCTCCGTTCGCGCGCTTCGATACGCCGGGCCACTCGTTCTATCTGGAGCGTGATCCATTTTCAGCAAACGCCCGCAGCGAGCAACCGGTGAACCCTGGTCCTTACCGCATGGGTAAGAACGTCGAGGATGCAAATACCTATCGCGTTGGACACCCACTGGCACAGGAAGTCTTGCGGAGTTGTTGCGGGCTTCCAACGCCAAAGGTCGAAATCCGCTTCGATCTCAGCAGTAGCGGCAAGCGTATTGCGGCCTTGGAGGTCTTACCAATCCGAAGCGGCTGGCTCGCTTGCTCGCGGTTTACTCTCAACGGATTTGAGACGGAAGACCACATCTTGCTTAGCAGCGTCTTGGACGACGGGCAGCCGCTTGAATCGTCTGCCTGCAAGCGTCTTTTTGATCTTCACGGAGAAGCTGGACAGCCGCTAGTGCTGGAACCGCCGGATTCGCTTCAGTCAGAGATGAATAAAGAGCAGCAACGTGTTCTTGGCGAGCTTGAAGAGAGGAGCGGAAAGTGGCTCGACTCTGAAATCGAGAAACTCGACCGATGGACCGAAGATCTCAAGTACGGTCTTGAACAGGAAATCAAAGATCTGGACAAAGAAATCCGCGAAACCAAAAGGCAAGCAAAAGTGGCCGTCGCTTTGGAGGCAAAGCTGCCCTTGCACCGCAGAGCAAAGGAATTGGAGGCTGATCGAGCCAGCAAACGCCGCGATCTCTTCAATGCGCAAGACGAGATAGATACTCGGAAGGAAAGCTTAATCTCGGATATTGAATCGAGACTGAGAAAGAATGCGGATGTCGAAGTTCTTTTCGTATGCAGGTGGACTTTGGAATAG
- a CDS encoding AAA family ATPase: MKMPMQQLSISGFRGATKSIDLIFEDKPVVMIFGENGTGKSTIVDAIDFICNECAGPLEGRQSTPVKEYLPSLGGKAADLKVRLKWAAKTWSATLDGAKAKVVGGSPRPKARILRRTQILEIVDAQPAKRYEAFSRFVAVPKVEQSENALREAVRTVDAEFDAAARSLSEAQAALKRLQTEAGASAIDLMKWAKDKNDVDPKDLTARTQHITTLLSSVQSAKTALNGLNQIRGQAAEDAKSIESLTIDLQAAEEQSEEAKNDLLKLLDVAAAYLTAHDDQDSCPVCERPIDRAELIVRLNARKASGAAVIAASAELDAAKKSEDRRQTLVRDARTRFLKAAATLLKAFSESQSPAVANTKIEWSTFSLVQDVVADEQVDAADLQAQSLLAVCESYDPALQSERTGLSAQLEALRAIKLQFAAVVKSSKQAKAQETLSKRLKAVLNIVEAQRKAYVDQALASITQRVDSLYAKLHPGEKLGDIKLQLDPNKRGSLNVSSRFESKTGIPPQAYYSEAHMDTLGICIFIALAEKDVAANTLLVLDDVLTSADQPHVDRFISVIHEELTLPVLITTHYRPWRDRYRYATGPVGNVHLIELLSWTQERGVRHTKTKLEIDQLKALLAIEPIDRQALASKAGVLLEAALRELCIQYKCKMSFNAEGQHTLGEYLNGIDSKLRKLMKCVTNSKSVPPSTPTQTSTDILPLLAAVDSMTWIRNQVGAHFNLSGMDLTDAQISEFAKSTCSLLDALICLECGELPRKNTGSCFACTCKSQELHPLTSPGASAAQTGN; encoded by the coding sequence ATGAAGATGCCAATGCAGCAGCTTTCGATTTCTGGATTCCGTGGGGCCACGAAGTCCATAGACCTCATTTTTGAAGACAAGCCCGTTGTCATGATCTTTGGTGAAAATGGCACTGGCAAGTCAACAATCGTCGATGCCATCGACTTCATCTGTAACGAATGTGCTGGCCCCCTTGAGGGTAGGCAATCCACACCTGTAAAGGAATACTTGCCGTCACTGGGCGGCAAGGCCGCCGATTTGAAGGTGCGACTCAAGTGGGCCGCTAAGACCTGGAGCGCTACTTTAGACGGTGCCAAAGCAAAGGTAGTCGGAGGATCGCCGCGCCCAAAAGCTAGAATTCTGCGTCGCACACAGATTCTCGAAATTGTGGACGCACAGCCAGCGAAACGATACGAAGCGTTCAGCAGATTCGTGGCTGTGCCAAAGGTCGAGCAGTCGGAGAATGCCCTGCGAGAGGCCGTCCGGACCGTTGACGCAGAGTTTGATGCAGCGGCCAGAAGTCTCTCAGAAGCTCAAGCTGCCTTAAAGCGACTTCAGACCGAGGCCGGAGCTTCTGCCATAGACCTGATGAAATGGGCCAAAGACAAGAACGACGTAGATCCGAAAGACCTAACTGCGCGAACGCAGCACATCACGACTTTGCTTTCTTCGGTTCAATCAGCGAAAACCGCTTTGAACGGCTTGAATCAGATACGCGGTCAGGCAGCGGAAGACGCGAAATCAATCGAGTCGCTGACTATCGACTTGCAGGCAGCCGAAGAACAAAGCGAAGAAGCGAAGAATGACCTCTTGAAGCTCCTGGATGTTGCGGCGGCCTACTTGACTGCACATGATGACCAGGACTCCTGCCCAGTCTGCGAACGACCAATAGACCGAGCCGAACTCATAGTCCGCTTGAATGCCCGTAAGGCGTCCGGCGCAGCGGTTATCGCCGCATCTGCCGAATTGGATGCTGCCAAGAAATCAGAAGATCGTCGCCAAACATTGGTGAGAGATGCACGAACTCGTTTCTTGAAAGCTGCTGCGACCCTACTCAAAGCGTTTAGCGAATCACAATCTCCGGCGGTCGCGAACACGAAGATCGAATGGAGTACGTTCTCGCTGGTGCAAGACGTAGTCGCGGATGAACAAGTAGATGCTGCTGACCTACAAGCCCAAAGCCTCTTAGCTGTCTGTGAGTCATACGATCCAGCGCTTCAATCAGAGCGCACCGGGCTTTCGGCACAGCTTGAAGCACTACGAGCGATCAAACTTCAATTCGCGGCGGTGGTGAAGTCCAGCAAGCAAGCAAAGGCGCAGGAGACGCTTAGCAAACGATTGAAAGCTGTCCTAAACATTGTGGAAGCGCAGCGTAAGGCTTACGTCGATCAGGCTCTTGCGTCAATTACGCAGCGTGTCGATTCGCTTTATGCCAAGCTCCACCCCGGCGAAAAGCTGGGCGACATCAAGCTACAGCTTGATCCCAACAAACGAGGGAGCCTAAATGTTTCGAGTCGATTCGAGTCCAAGACCGGCATCCCTCCGCAAGCGTATTACAGCGAAGCTCACATGGACACGCTGGGCATCTGCATCTTCATTGCACTTGCGGAGAAGGACGTTGCGGCGAACACACTCCTAGTCTTGGATGACGTGCTCACATCTGCCGATCAGCCGCACGTTGACCGATTCATCAGTGTGATTCACGAAGAACTGACGCTACCCGTTCTTATCACGACACACTATAGGCCGTGGCGTGACCGCTATCGGTATGCGACTGGACCCGTGGGGAATGTCCATTTGATCGAACTTCTCTCCTGGACGCAGGAGCGCGGCGTTCGGCACACAAAGACCAAACTGGAGATTGACCAGTTAAAGGCACTACTAGCTATTGAACCAATCGACCGTCAGGCTCTCGCTTCGAAAGCAGGTGTTCTCCTGGAGGCGGCGCTGCGGGAGCTTTGCATCCAGTACAAATGCAAAATGTCTTTCAATGCCGAGGGACAGCACACTCTTGGTGAGTACCTGAACGGAATCGACTCAAAGCTCCGCAAGCTCATGAAGTGCGTAACGAATAGCAAAAGCGTACCTCCCTCCACGCCGACACAGACCTCAACCGACATACTCCCGTTGTTGGCGGCGGTGGATTCCATGACTTGGATACGGAACCAAGTCGGCGCGCATTTCAACTTGTCCGGTATGGACCTCACGGACGCACAAATCAGCGAATTCGCTAAATCAACGTGCAGCCTTCTTGATGCGTTGATTTGTCTTGAGTGTGGAGAACTGCCAAGAAAGAACACTGGTTCCTGCTTCGCATGCACTTGCAAAAGCCAAGAATTGCACCCACTGACAAGCCCCGGAGCATCAGCCGCTCAGACTGGTAATTGA
- a CDS encoding site-specific DNA-methyltransferase: protein MQNKQRLELTWIGKENRPRLEPRILLEDPEKSYHAKKRLTDSDIFDNRLIFGDNLLALKALEQEFAGKVKCVFIDPPYNTGSAFTHYDDGVEHSIWLSLMRDRLESLRRLLAANGSIWISIDDNEAHYLKVLCDEVFGRECFVASIIWEKADSPRNSARQFSSDHDYILVYSKNPDWTPQRLPRTEESDSIYGNPDEDPRGVWLPGDPYANKPYSKGLYTMTGPSGRTFKPPPGRYWRVSEEKLRELDQDGRVWWGPKGEARPSIKRYLAEVSDLVPRTLWHKQDVGSNRTSKNEMRALFPGDESFTTPKPEKLLERLLLIATQAGDLVLDSFAGSGTTGAVAHKMRRRWIMVELGEHAHTHVIPRLKKVIDGEDSGGVTETTGWKGGGGFRYFHIAPSLLEKDRFGNLIISKQYNAAMLAEAMCKVMGFTYAPSDELYWQQGRSTENDFLYVTTQTLTREQLAKLSDEVGDNRSLLICCAAFRGKADAFPNLTIKKIPSAVLAKCEWGHDDYSLNVASLLKAAPQVEFAPLVSEQTLTPKQARRRAAQPNLFTTDENGGAE, encoded by the coding sequence ATGCAGAATAAACAACGACTCGAACTGACATGGATTGGCAAAGAGAACCGGCCACGGTTGGAGCCACGGATTCTGCTTGAAGACCCGGAGAAAAGCTATCACGCAAAGAAGCGCCTTACCGACAGCGACATCTTCGATAACCGCTTGATTTTTGGCGACAACTTACTTGCCTTGAAAGCTCTTGAGCAAGAATTCGCCGGGAAGGTGAAATGCGTCTTCATTGATCCGCCTTATAATACCGGCTCCGCGTTTACGCATTACGATGACGGAGTTGAACATTCCATTTGGCTTTCGCTTATGCGCGACCGTTTGGAATCCCTGCGCCGCCTACTCGCTGCGAATGGAAGCATCTGGATATCTATCGACGACAATGAGGCGCATTACTTAAAGGTCCTCTGTGATGAAGTGTTTGGACGAGAGTGCTTTGTCGCAAGCATTATTTGGGAAAAAGCAGACTCTCCACGAAACTCTGCTCGACAATTTTCTAGCGACCACGATTACATCCTTGTCTACTCCAAGAACCCGGACTGGACTCCTCAACGGTTGCCACGAACTGAGGAGTCCGATTCTATATATGGAAATCCCGACGAAGATCCCAGAGGAGTGTGGCTTCCTGGAGATCCATATGCGAACAAGCCATATTCCAAAGGTCTCTACACTATGACCGGACCATCTGGTAGGACATTTAAACCTCCACCCGGACGCTACTGGCGTGTGTCAGAAGAGAAGCTTCGTGAACTGGACCAGGATGGCCGGGTATGGTGGGGACCGAAAGGTGAGGCGCGGCCTAGTATCAAGCGCTACCTTGCGGAGGTCTCTGACTTGGTTCCTCGCACGCTTTGGCACAAACAAGACGTTGGTAGCAATCGGACCTCGAAAAACGAGATGCGTGCGTTGTTTCCTGGTGATGAGTCATTTACAACTCCGAAACCAGAGAAATTATTGGAAAGACTACTTTTGATTGCAACTCAGGCAGGAGACCTTGTGCTTGACTCGTTCGCTGGGTCTGGAACAACAGGCGCTGTGGCACACAAAATGCGTCGTCGTTGGATCATGGTCGAACTCGGCGAACACGCGCATACCCACGTTATTCCTCGCCTCAAGAAGGTCATCGACGGTGAAGACTCGGGGGGAGTGACCGAAACGACAGGTTGGAAAGGCGGAGGCGGATTCCGTTACTTCCACATTGCGCCGTCTCTACTTGAAAAGGATCGGTTCGGCAATCTCATCATCAGCAAACAGTACAACGCCGCGATGCTAGCCGAAGCGATGTGCAAGGTCATGGGTTTTACCTACGCGCCGAGTGACGAACTGTATTGGCAGCAAGGCCGATCCACCGAGAATGATTTTCTCTACGTCACAACCCAAACGCTCACTCGTGAGCAGCTCGCCAAATTGAGTGATGAGGTTGGCGACAATCGCAGTCTTCTCATCTGCTGCGCTGCGTTTCGTGGCAAGGCCGATGCCTTCCCAAACCTGACCATAAAGAAGATTCCGTCCGCCGTACTCGCAAAGTGCGAGTGGGGGCATGACGATTACAGCCTCAACGTCGCCAGCCTTCTGAAAGCTGCGCCACAAGTGGAATTTGCTCCATTGGTCTCTGAACAGACGCTCACTCCCAAGCAGGCTCGCCGCCGTGCGGCGCAACCGAACCTGTTTACGACTGATGAGAACGGAGGTGCGGAATGA